The sequence CTTAGACATAAATTTGATTCTACAAGATATGCACCAAAAATCACATCGCCCGTTCTCGTTGTCTACGGTTCAAAAGACCGGATTATTCCAAATGAGCGAACGGAAAATCTTTTAAATTTCTTTAAAGTAAAATATAAGAAAGTCAGAATAGATGGCGCAGATCATAACGACATTGCGGGCTATTCTAAATATTGGCATGAGGTGTCGAAGTTTGTTGACAACTTATAATTCCTGTACAGACAAGGAATAAAAATAGAAACAGTAAAAAACTTTATTACAGTCATTGCGAGCGAAGCGTGGCAATCTCAAGGTATTTTTTTAGATAAAAACCAGATTGCCGCGCTTCGCTCGCAATGACGCAAGAGGTTTTCAGCAACTATGAATATTTTCAATAAACTACTCAAAAGCGTCCTCTCCATCCTCCTTACTGTCCTCGTCATCTGTTCGGCTTTAGTTGCCGCAGTCTGGTTAGTCATCGCTCAACCAACATGGGAAAAAAATAATCCATCCGACAAAAGAGTCGATGCCAAAAGACTGGAAAAACATGTGCGAACCCTGTCGGAAGAATTTCATCCAAGGAACTACAGGAATGTTAAAAACCTGAACCGTACTGCTGCTTACATTATGGATCACTTTAATAAAGCTGGAGCTAGATTCACTTCATTTCAGGAATTTAAAAGAATGGGCAATACCTATAAAAACGTTATTGCCCACTTCGGCCCTGATGAGGGCCAAAGAATTATTGTAGGCGCTCATTATGATACAGTGATCGGCACACCGGGCGCCGATGATAATACCAGCGGTGTAGCTGGCCTGATAGAGTTAGCCTATCTTTTAGGGATAAGTCCGATAAAGGGCCATATTGAGCTTGTCGCTTATACCCTGGAAGAACCACCTTTCTTTGCCACCAATCACATGGGAAGCGCTGTTCACGCTGAATTTTTAGCAGCAGAGGAAATTGAAGTCAAACTCATGATCTCACTGGAAATGATCGGTTATTTTACAGATGAGGAAGACAGCCAGATTTTCCCCATGCCCCTTCTAAAACTCATATATCCGTCCAGGGGTAACTACATCCTTATCGTCAGCAATCTCAATCAGCGGGAAATTACAAAAAAGGTTAAAAGTTTAATGAGAGGAACAACAAACCTGCCTGTACATTCTATTAATGCACCTTCCATAATAGCAGGGGTTGATTTTTCGGATCACAGGAACTACTGGAACAACGGATATGAGGCTGTCATGGTGACTGACACCTCCTTTTACCGGAACAGGGCCTACCATAAAGAAAATGATTCCGCCGGCAGACTGGATTATGAAAAGATGGCAAAAGTAGTAATCGGAATATTCGAAACCTTAAAAAGACTTAATAACAAATAAAGGATTAAACAATTATTAATTTATCCTGCCAACATATTGCTTCATAAGAAAAAGTCATTAGCTATTAAACCTAACTAATTCGTTCAATATTTTTTATTTTAATCAAAAAATAGCCAAACAAAGAACATTAACAACTTCAATCCCATAAAAAAAGGCCCTGCTGATTTAGCAGGGCCTTTTTATTACATCACATTATGCTCTTCTCAATAAAGCTCCCAGATGTCCGTGAGCCATTTTGCATGAGCAAGCCAGATAATAATAAATGTAACGAGGAATATTATAGCCAGCGTAAAAACGCCGGGTGCTTCAAATTTTCCATCATCAGACATTTTTAACTCTCCTTATTTTTCTATCTTTTTTCCCGCAAAGATTGAACCGAGGGTAACCACGATGAACATAGCTCCACCAACAGTAGCAATCACACCACCAACACCGGTAAGATCCATAAATATG comes from Deltaproteobacteria bacterium and encodes:
- a CDS encoding M28 family peptidase, giving the protein MNIFNKLLKSVLSILLTVLVICSALVAAVWLVIAQPTWEKNNPSDKRVDAKRLEKHVRTLSEEFHPRNYRNVKNLNRTAAYIMDHFNKAGARFTSFQEFKRMGNTYKNVIAHFGPDEGQRIIVGAHYDTVIGTPGADDNTSGVAGLIELAYLLGISPIKGHIELVAYTLEEPPFFATNHMGSAVHAEFLAAEEIEVKLMISLEMIGYFTDEEDSQIFPMPLLKLIYPSRGNYILIVSNLNQREITKKVKSLMRGTTNLPVHSINAPSIIAGVDFSDHRNYWNNGYEAVMVTDTSFYRNRAYHKENDSAGRLDYEKMAKVVIGIFETLKRLNNK